From Mus musculus strain C57BL/6J chromosome 17, GRCm38.p6 C57BL/6J, the proteins below share one genomic window:
- the Tagap gene encoding T-cell activation Rho GTPase-activating protein, protein MKLISSLDGSKTLNANNMETLIECQSEGDIKVPPLLTSCESEDSICQLTEIKKRKKVLSWPSLMRKLSPSSDFSGSLEPELKVSLFDQPLSIICGENDTLPRPIQDILTILCLKGPSTEGIFRKAASEKARKELKEGLNCGVSVNLKQLPVHLLAVVFKDFLRGIPLKLLSCDLFEDWMGALEKPTEEDRIEALKQVAGGLPRPNLLLLRHLLYVLHLISKNAEVNKMDSSNLAICIGPNMLTLKNDQSLSFQAQKDLNNKVKILVEFLIDNCFEIFGENIRTRSRITSDDSLEHTDSSDVSTLQNDSAYDSNDPDVEPTSGAASPNRQLEGPTPTMAGLDTRGQRDTCESSSESSVSMVVRLKSSIVQQDRRFSEPNMSPSRECLVGPTSKQKLARSEDSFTLSQDASCSEGDEAEDPFTEEVFPAVDSKPKRPVDLKIKNWTQGLASPQGHITKAFSRSSPGESLGSSPVPSPSCPKRNFFTRHQSFTTKTDKTKPQREIRKHSMSFSFASHKKVLPRTSSIGSEKSKDFSRDQLQKDLRKESQLSGRIVQENESEIQSQTSLGFSLSGTWALSVDNTFQLVDMRKPGSPPSYEEAIYYQTSGLTAYGGQTVGSMRSRMFKPSTAVPPVPSHHGGDLSEGTPGGHRLSSVTEHWTHSQTVHVSIETQGRSELHQLRTVSESMQKAKLDCLGPQHSHLVFEADQLCCARESYI, encoded by the exons ATGAAGCTGATAAGCAGTCTCGATGGT TCAAAAACACTTAATGCTAACAACATGGAGACATTAATTGAATGTCAGTCAGAG GGTGATATCAAAGTGCCTCCCCTGCTGACATCATGTGAGAGTGAAGACAGCATTTGCCAGCTAACTG AaattaagaagagaaagaaagtgctGTCCTGGCCATCTCTCATGAGAAAGCTCTCTCCTTCATCCGACTTCTCTGGGTCATTGGAACCAGAGCTGAAAGTGTCGCTGTTTGACCAACCCTTGTCGATCATCTGTGGGGAGAACGACACACTTCCCAGACCCATCCAG GACATCCTCACCATCCTCTGCCTTAAAGGTCCTTCAACGGAAGGGATATTCAGGAAAGCTGCCAGCGAGAAAGCccgcaaggagctgaaggaggggCTTAACTGTGGGGTCTCCGTGAATCTGAAGCAGCTCCCTGTGCACCTCCTAGCTGTGGTCTTCAAG GACTTCCTCCGAGGGATACCCCTGAAGCTACTCTCCTGTGATCTCTTTGAGGACTGGATGGGCGCCCTGGAGAAGCCCACCGAGGAGGACAGAATCGAGGCCCTGAAGCA GGTTGCTGGTGGCCTCCCCCGGCCCAACCTTCTCCTGCTCAGGCACTTGCTCTACGTGCTCCACCTCATCAGCAAGAACGCTGAGGTCAACAAGATGGACTCCAGCAACCTCGCCATCTGCATCGGGCCTAACATGCTCACTCTGAAGAACGACCAGAGCCTGTCCTTCCAGGCCCAGAAGGACCTGAACAATAAG gTTAAGATCTTGGTGGAATTCCTCATCGACAACTGCTTTGAGATATTTGGGGAGAACATTCGGACGCGTTCCCGCATCACTTCTGACGACTCCCTGGAACACACTGACAGTTCAG ACGTGTCAACTCTGCAGAATGACTCGGCCTATGACAGCAATGACCCAGATGTGGAGCCCACAAGTGGCGCAGCCTCTCCCAACAGGCAACTGGAGGGTCCCACTCCCACAATGGCTGGTCTGGATACCCGGGGCCAACGGGACACCTGTGAGTCAAGCTCAGAGTCCAGCGTTAGCATGGTAGTCAGGCTGAAAAGCTCCATTGTCCAACAAGACAGGCGGTTCTCTGAACCCAACATGTCACCCTCACGAGAGTGCCTCGTGGGCCCAACATCCAAGCAAAAGCTAGCAAGGAGTGAGGACAGCTTCACTCTGTCCCAGGACGCCTCCTGTTCTGAAGGCGATGAAGCTGAAGATCCCTTTACAGAGGAAGTCTTCCCAGCAGTGGACAGCAAACCCAAGAGACCTGTGGATTTGAAAATAAAGAATTGGACCCAAGGTTTAGCATCTCCACAGGGACACATAACCAAAGCTTTCTCCAGATCCTCCCCAGGCGAATCTTTGGGCAGCTCACCTGTGCCTTCTCCATCCTGCCCCAAGAGAAACTTCTTCACCAGACACCAGAGTTTCacaacaaagacagacaaaacCAAACCCCAGAGAGAAATTAGAAAGCACTCCATGTCGTTTTCCTTTGCGTCTCACAAGAAAGTGCTGCCCCGAACCTCCAGCATTGGGTCTGAGAAATCCAAAGACTTTTCTAGAGACCAACTCCAGAAGGACTTGAGGAAAGAGAGCCAACTTTCTGGCAGAATCGTCCAGGAAAATGAGTCAGAAATCCAAAGCCAAACATCTCTGGGCTTCAGCTTGTCTGGCACCTGGGCCCTCTCAGTCGACAACACGTTCCAGTTAGTGGATATGAGGAAACCAGGAAGCCCACCATCTTACGAAGAGGCCATTTATTACCAGACATCAGGACTCACAGCCTACGGTGGCCAGACAGTTGGGAGTATGAGGTCAAGAATGTTCAAGCCAAGCACAGCAGTGCCCCCTGTGCCTTCTCACCATGGAGGTGACCTCAGTGAAGGGACACCTGGTGGACACAGATTGTCTTCTGTGACTGAGCACTGGACACACAGTCAGACTGTCCATGTCTCTATAGAAACTCAGGGGAGATCTGAGCTACACCAGTTGAGGACAGTGTCCGAGTCCATGCAGAAGGCTAAGCTGGACTGTCTTGGGCCACAACACAGCCACTTAGTCTTTGAGGCTGACCAACTCTGCTGTGCTAGAGAATCCTACATTTAA
- the Tagap gene encoding T-cell activation Rho GTPase-activating protein isoform X1: MVYSKTLNANNMETLIECQSEGDIKVPPLLTSCESEDSICQLTEIKKRKKVLSWPSLMRKLSPSSDFSGSLEPELKVSLFDQPLSIICGENDTLPRPIQDILTILCLKGPSTEGIFRKAASEKARKELKEGLNCGVSVNLKQLPVHLLAVVFKDFLRGIPLKLLSCDLFEDWMGALEKPTEEDRIEALKQVAGGLPRPNLLLLRHLLYVLHLISKNAEVNKMDSSNLAICIGPNMLTLKNDQSLSFQAQKDLNNKVKILVEFLIDNCFEIFGENIRTRSRITSDDSLEHTDSSDVSTLQNDSAYDSNDPDVEPTSGAASPNRQLEGPTPTMAGLDTRGQRDTCESSSESSVSMVVRLKSSIVQQDRRFSEPNMSPSRECLVGPTSKQKLARSEDSFTLSQDASCSEGDEAEDPFTEEVFPAVDSKPKRPVDLKIKNWTQGLASPQGHITKAFSRSSPGESLGSSPVPSPSCPKRNFFTRHQSFTTKTDKTKPQREIRKHSMSFSFASHKKVLPRTSSIGSEKSKDFSRDQLQKDLRKESQLSGRIVQENESEIQSQTSLGFSLSGTWALSVDNTFQLVDMRKPGSPPSYEEAIYYQTSGLTAYGGQTVGSMRSRMFKPSTAVPPVPSHHGGDLSEGTPGGHRLSSVTEHWTHSQTVHVSIETQGRSELHQLRTVSESMQKAKLDCLGPQHSHLVFEADQLCCARESYI, from the exons ATGGTGTAC TCAAAAACACTTAATGCTAACAACATGGAGACATTAATTGAATGTCAGTCAGAG GGTGATATCAAAGTGCCTCCCCTGCTGACATCATGTGAGAGTGAAGACAGCATTTGCCAGCTAACTG AaattaagaagagaaagaaagtgctGTCCTGGCCATCTCTCATGAGAAAGCTCTCTCCTTCATCCGACTTCTCTGGGTCATTGGAACCAGAGCTGAAAGTGTCGCTGTTTGACCAACCCTTGTCGATCATCTGTGGGGAGAACGACACACTTCCCAGACCCATCCAG GACATCCTCACCATCCTCTGCCTTAAAGGTCCTTCAACGGAAGGGATATTCAGGAAAGCTGCCAGCGAGAAAGCccgcaaggagctgaaggaggggCTTAACTGTGGGGTCTCCGTGAATCTGAAGCAGCTCCCTGTGCACCTCCTAGCTGTGGTCTTCAAG GACTTCCTCCGAGGGATACCCCTGAAGCTACTCTCCTGTGATCTCTTTGAGGACTGGATGGGCGCCCTGGAGAAGCCCACCGAGGAGGACAGAATCGAGGCCCTGAAGCA GGTTGCTGGTGGCCTCCCCCGGCCCAACCTTCTCCTGCTCAGGCACTTGCTCTACGTGCTCCACCTCATCAGCAAGAACGCTGAGGTCAACAAGATGGACTCCAGCAACCTCGCCATCTGCATCGGGCCTAACATGCTCACTCTGAAGAACGACCAGAGCCTGTCCTTCCAGGCCCAGAAGGACCTGAACAATAAG gTTAAGATCTTGGTGGAATTCCTCATCGACAACTGCTTTGAGATATTTGGGGAGAACATTCGGACGCGTTCCCGCATCACTTCTGACGACTCCCTGGAACACACTGACAGTTCAG ACGTGTCAACTCTGCAGAATGACTCGGCCTATGACAGCAATGACCCAGATGTGGAGCCCACAAGTGGCGCAGCCTCTCCCAACAGGCAACTGGAGGGTCCCACTCCCACAATGGCTGGTCTGGATACCCGGGGCCAACGGGACACCTGTGAGTCAAGCTCAGAGTCCAGCGTTAGCATGGTAGTCAGGCTGAAAAGCTCCATTGTCCAACAAGACAGGCGGTTCTCTGAACCCAACATGTCACCCTCACGAGAGTGCCTCGTGGGCCCAACATCCAAGCAAAAGCTAGCAAGGAGTGAGGACAGCTTCACTCTGTCCCAGGACGCCTCCTGTTCTGAAGGCGATGAAGCTGAAGATCCCTTTACAGAGGAAGTCTTCCCAGCAGTGGACAGCAAACCCAAGAGACCTGTGGATTTGAAAATAAAGAATTGGACCCAAGGTTTAGCATCTCCACAGGGACACATAACCAAAGCTTTCTCCAGATCCTCCCCAGGCGAATCTTTGGGCAGCTCACCTGTGCCTTCTCCATCCTGCCCCAAGAGAAACTTCTTCACCAGACACCAGAGTTTCacaacaaagacagacaaaacCAAACCCCAGAGAGAAATTAGAAAGCACTCCATGTCGTTTTCCTTTGCGTCTCACAAGAAAGTGCTGCCCCGAACCTCCAGCATTGGGTCTGAGAAATCCAAAGACTTTTCTAGAGACCAACTCCAGAAGGACTTGAGGAAAGAGAGCCAACTTTCTGGCAGAATCGTCCAGGAAAATGAGTCAGAAATCCAAAGCCAAACATCTCTGGGCTTCAGCTTGTCTGGCACCTGGGCCCTCTCAGTCGACAACACGTTCCAGTTAGTGGATATGAGGAAACCAGGAAGCCCACCATCTTACGAAGAGGCCATTTATTACCAGACATCAGGACTCACAGCCTACGGTGGCCAGACAGTTGGGAGTATGAGGTCAAGAATGTTCAAGCCAAGCACAGCAGTGCCCCCTGTGCCTTCTCACCATGGAGGTGACCTCAGTGAAGGGACACCTGGTGGACACAGATTGTCTTCTGTGACTGAGCACTGGACACACAGTCAGACTGTCCATGTCTCTATAGAAACTCAGGGGAGATCTGAGCTACACCAGTTGAGGACAGTGTCCGAGTCCATGCAGAAGGCTAAGCTGGACTGTCTTGGGCCACAACACAGCCACTTAGTCTTTGAGGCTGACCAACTCTGCTGTGCTAGAGAATCCTACATTTAA